A stretch of the Desmospora activa DSM 45169 genome encodes the following:
- a CDS encoding helix-turn-helix domain-containing protein codes for MKKIKHVTPRLSAILKKRGITHATFAEKVGLLQPTISRFDKMTRHESINLFRIAQALDLRIEDLFEVEYDKD; via the coding sequence ATGAAAAAAATCAAGCACGTAACGCCACGACTATCCGCCATATTAAAAAAACGCGGGATCACCCATGCCACTTTTGCGGAAAAAGTCGGCCTCCTGCAACCTACGATCAGCCGCTTCGATAAGATGACCCGCCACGAATCCATCAACCTTTTCCGTATCGCCCAGGCGCTGGACTTGCGGATCGAGGATTTATTTGAGGTTGAATATGATAAGGATTAA